One Kazachstania africana CBS 2517 chromosome 5, complete genome DNA window includes the following coding sequences:
- the TMA22 gene encoding Tma22p (similar to Saccharomyces cerevisiae TMA22 (YJR014W); ancestral locus Anc_5.144) — protein MSLREVVYCGVCSYPPDYCEFSGKLKRCKVWLKENHSELYDKYYGSDDAEDVNALTNKLAGSSIGEEREGKLEKDLLKLQAKEENRQQRELQKKLSSKVIIKREARTKRKFIVAISGLEVFEIDMKKLAKTFASKFATGCSVSKNAEKKEEIVIQGDVIDEVEAYIHSLLEEKGLKDVKLEIIDTKKKKKPTTTTPENTK, from the coding sequence ATGTCATTGAGAGAAGTTGTATACTGTGGAGTTTGTTCATATCCTCCTGACTATTGTGAGTTTTCAGGTAAGCTCAAGCGTTGTAAAGTTTGGTTGAAGGAAAACCATTCTGAATTGTACGATAAATACTATGGGTCTGATGATGCTGAAGACGTCAATGCTCTAACGAACAAATTGGCAGGTTCTTCAATTGGTGAAGAGAGAGAAGGTAAGTTGGAGAAGGATCTTTTGAAGTTACAAGCCAAAGAAGAGAATAGACAACAGAGAGAGTTACAAAAGAAactttcatcaaaagtTATCATCAAGAGAGAGGCAAgaacaaagagaaaattcaTCGTTGCGATTTCTGGTCTTGAagtctttgaaattgatatgaAGAAGTTGGCCAAGACTTTtgcttcaaaatttgctaCCGGTTGTTCAGTTTCAAAGAATgctgaaaagaaggaagaaattgttattCAAGGTGATGTTATCGACGAAGTCGAAGCTTATATTCATTCTctattagaagaaaaaggtTTGAAAGATGTTAAACTTGAAATCATTGAtaccaagaaaaagaagaagccaACAACTACCACTCCTGAAAATaccaaataa
- the SKI6 gene encoding exosome non-catalytic core subunit SKI6 (similar to Saccharomyces cerevisiae SKI6 (YGR195W); ancestral locus Anc_5.146), translating into MSRLEIYSPEGLRLDGRRWNELRKFDASINTHAHLSDGSSYLEQGNNKIFTLVKGPREPSQRSQLDQSKATLNVTVNITRFSKFERSKASHKNERRTLEIQTSLVRTFEKNLMLQNYPRTVIDIEIHVLQQDGGLVGSLINGITLACIDAGIAMYDYISGVSVGLYDTVPLLDINSLEENAMSCATLGVVGKTEKLSLLLVEDKIPLDRLENVLAIGIAGAHRIRDLMDQELRRHAQKRIANSSKK; encoded by the coding sequence ATGTCAAGACTAGAAATATATTCTCCAGAGGGATTAAGATTGGATGGACGTCGATGGAACGAGTTGCGTAAGTTCGATGCTTCAATAAATACGCACGCACATTTATCCGATGGTTCATCGTATCTCGAACAAGGTAATAATAAGATCTTTACGCTAGTGAAGGGTCCACGTGAGCCAAGCCAGCGTAGTCAGTTAGACCAGTCAAAGGCTACATTGAATGTTACGGTGAATATCACTagattttccaaatttgaaagaagtaAAGCATCGCATAAGAATGAAAGACGTACGTTAGAGATACAAACGTCCCTTGTCAGGACATTTgagaagaatttgatgtTACAGAACTATCCAAGAACGGTCATTGATATTGAGATTCATGTGCTGCAGCAGGACGGTGGACTCGTGGGCTCCTTGATCAATGGGATCACACTCGCATGTATCGATGCCGGTATTGCCATGTACGATTACATCAGCGGTGTCTCCGTAGGATTATATGACACAGTCCCACTTCTGGACATCAACTCCCTCGAAGAGAATGCCATGTCCTGTGCCACGTTGGGTGTCGTCGGTAAGACAGAAAAACTGTCTCTGCTACTGGTAGAAGACAAGATTCCTTTAGATAGATTAGAAAATGTGCTGGCTATCGGTATCGCCGGTGCACATAGAATAAGAGACCTGATGGATCAAGAACTGAGAAGACACGCCCAGAAGAGAATCGCCAATTCATCCAAGAAATGA
- the GPI14 gene encoding glycosylphosphatidylinositol-alpha 1,4 mannosyltransferase I (similar to Saccharomyces cerevisiae GPI14 (YJR013W); ancestral locus Anc_5.147), with amino-acid sequence MLRSSQKKNVIWLILVSVAVRIVVFMFGLYQDAHFKVKFTDIDYNVVNDAANYVYQGQSPYLRDTYRYTPLLSWIVSLNQTVGWFHFSKLIFILCDILTGLILLKLVNYNLTLGSCWLLNPMVITISTRGNAESLLCFIIVLFLLLFERGYDVLGAIIFGLSIHLKIYPIIFALPITVYLYRTRKRATVKIFLVGLMTLLTIVALTLVMYNKYGYQFLDQTYLYHLYRSDHRHNFSIWNLLLYYDSAGTTDSMIAKFAFLPQLIVVTLIGAYSLWLPNNTVTTSQTNFEMLINVIFLQIFAFVTFNKVITSQYFIWFLNFIPIIVQNTTISPLRWAIIIATWFVTQALWLSNGYKLEFLGQNVFYPGLFLGNVCFFMGNVWILGQFINDVKNKFTITLENSKKIQ; translated from the coding sequence ATGTTACGGAGTAGtcagaagaagaacgtCATATGGCTGATTTTAGTTTCAGTGGCAGTGAGAATTGTGGTTTTCATGTTTGGACTCTATCAAGATGCTCATTTCAAAGTCAAATTTACTGATATCGATTACAATGTGGTTAATGATGCTGCTAATTACGTCTATCAGGGCCAATCTCCATATTTGAGGGACACTTACAGGTACACTCCATTATTGAGCTGGATTGTGTCTTTGAATCAGACCGTCGGTTGGTTCCATTTCAGtaaattgattttcattctttgtGATATTTTGACTGGATTGATTCTACTAAAATTGGTCAATTATAATTTGACCCTGGGTTCCTGTTGGCTATTGAACCCAATGGTCATTACAATTAGTACAAGAGGTAATGCAGAAAGTTTACTGTGTTTTATCATCGTATTATTTTTACTCCTGTTCGAGAGAGGCTATGACGTCTTAGGTGCCATTATATTTGGGCTCAGTATACATCTTAAGATATatccaataatttttgcACTACCAATCACGGTGTATTTGTACAGAACAAGAAAGAGGGCAACAGTGAAGATCTTTCTCGTTGGTTTGATGACATTATTGACCATAGTTGCATTGACCTTGGTTATGTATAACAAGTATGGTTaccaatttcttgatcaaACGTACCTGTACCATCTGTACAGATCTGATCATAGgcataatttttcaatctgGAATCTACTATTATATTATGACTCTGCTGGTACGACAGATTCCATGATTGCCAAATTTGCATTCTTACCACAATTGATCGTGGTTACTTTGATCGGTGCATATTCACTGTGGTTACCAAATAATACTGTCACCACATCACAAAcgaattttgaaatgttAATCAACGTTATCTTTTTACAAATCTTTGCATTTGtcactttcaataaagtGATCACGTCACAATACTTCATCTGGTTTTTAAACTTCATACCGATCATTGTCCAAAACACAACCATTTCCCCATTACGATGGGCGATAATCATTGCCACGTGGTTCGTCACACAGGCACTCTGGTTATCAAACGGATACAAACTCGAATTTCTAGGACAAAACGTGTTTTATCCTGGATTATTTCTAGGTAACGTATGTTTCTTCATGGGGAACGTTTGGATTCTGGGCCAATTTATCAACGACgtaaaaaacaaatttacAATCACACTTGAAAACAGCAAGAAGATCCAGTAG
- the PCT1 gene encoding choline-phosphate cytidylyltransferase (similar to Saccharomyces cerevisiae PCT1 (YGR202C); ancestral locus Anc_5.137) has protein sequence MSEGKLSRTSSLKERLSTTSLKNLFKPDKRKHEEQEEENDEEIAKKELTKRRRLNDSEELEKRLDLELPEPIRKYRPKGYHLNLPPEGRPVRIYADGVFDLFHLGHMKQLEQCKKSFDNVTLICGIPSDKITHKLKGLTVLNDKQRCETLMHCKWVDEVIPNAPWCVTPDFLKKHKIDYVAHDDIPYVSEDSDDIYKPIKEMGMFLTTQRTNGVSTSDIITKIIRDYDKYLMRNFARGATRQELNVSWLKKNELEFKKHIQEFRSFFKKNNVRQINNSKDLYFEVREILLRKTLGQKLYLKLIGQRKKNHSNSISSSSSDESSSNDDNEIGNVLRKTEKLIKEESPATEFARRFTGEQNIDSESDESDESFVFNESSESEHSSDDVNDEEHDNDDESESNKH, from the coding sequence ATGTCTGAAGGTAAGCTATCAAGAACTTCTTCTCTCAAAGAAAGACTGTCCACCACGTCTTTAAAAAATCTATTCAAGCCTGATAAGAGAAAGCATGAAGAACAGgaggaagaaaatgacGAAGAGATTGCTAAGAAGGAACTAACGAAGCGTCGTCGTCTCAATGATAGTGAAGAACTGGAAAAACGGTTAGATCTTGAATTACCAGAAccaattagaaaatatagGCCAAAAGGTTACCACTTAAATCTTCCCCCAGAAGGTAGACCTGTCAGAATATATGCAGATGGTGTCTTTGATTTGTTCCACTTGGGTCACATGAAACAATTGGAACAATGcaagaaatcttttgataatGTTACTTTGATTTGTGGTATTCCAAGTGATAAAATCACCCATAAATTGAAAGGTTTAACTGTGTTAAATGATAAACAACGTTGTGAAACATTGATGCATTGTAAATGGGTGGATGAAGTCATCCCGAATGCCCCATGGTGTGTTACTCcagattttttgaaaaaacaCAAGATCGATTATGTGGCTCATGATGATATACCTTATGTCAGTGAAGATAGTGATGATATTTATAAACCAATAAAGGAAATGGGGATGTTTTTAACCACTCAGAGAACAAATGGGGTTTCTACAAgtgatattattacaaaaattattagagATTAtgataaatatttaatGAGAAATTTTGCAAGAGGTGCAACAAGACAAGAATTAAACGTTTCTTGgctgaaaaaaaatgaattagaattcaaaaaacatattcaagaatttagATCATTCTTTAAGAAGAATAATGTTAGACAAATTAATAACTCAAAAGATCtttattttgaagttagagaaattttattaagGAAAACGTTAGgtcaaaaattgtatttGAAACTAATTGgtcaaagaaagaaaaatcataGTAACAGTATatcctcttcatcttcagatgAAAGTAGttctaatgatgataatgaaattggTAATGTATTGAGGAAGACcgaaaaattaattaaagaagaatcaCCTGCCACTGAATTTGCAAGAAGATTTACTGGTGAACAAAATATCGATAGTGAAAGTGACGAAAGCGATGAATCATTTGTCTTCAATGAATCAAGTGAGAGTGAACATTCAAGTGATGACGTTAATGACGAAGAACATGATAATGACGATGAATCTGAATCTAATAAACAttaa